The window TGATCGCCGCTGCGGTGAGCATGCCGTCGTGTCGCCAGGTGCGGTGCAGTTCCTGGCCGTGCGCGGTGACCGCTTCGATGCCGACCCGGGTGCAGGCCAGTCCGTACCCGCTGAGCTGGTCGTGCAGCTGCTCGGCCAGGGCGCGGGCGGCGAACGCGGCCGCGTCGACCCGGTCGAGCGGTTCGTCGTAGTCGGCGGTGACGGACAGTTCGGGCGGCGGCTGTCGGGGGGTGAACGGCTGTTCGTCGCGCCCGGCGGCCAGCCGGTGGGCCAGCGCCGCGTCGGGGCCGAACCGGGCGAGCACGTCACGCGCCGGCAGCGCGGCGAAATCCCCGAGGGTACGCAGGCCGAGCCGGCGCAGCAGGCCGGCCAGGTCGGGCCGGCCGAGCACCCGCAGCGGCAGCCCGGCCAGGAACGTACGGCTGTCGCCGGGCGGGACGATCCGGCCGGTACGGGCGGCCAGCCCGGCGGCGAAGAACCCGTCGGCGACACCCACCTGGCTTTCGACTTCGCAGACCTGCGCGACGTGTTCGACGATCTGCTCGGCGGCGGCCTCCTCGCCGCCGAAGTAGCGGGCCGGACCTCGGGCGGCGACGGCGCACGCCCCGGGGCGGTGCACCTCAACCCCGGCGACGATCTGTTCGATCGCGGCGACGACCGGCTCGAACGCCCGGGCGTCGCGGGCCGGGTCGTGGTCGAGCACGGTGAGCCCGGGGCAGCGGCTCTGCGCCTCCCGTCGGCGCAACCCGGGGTGTACGCCGTCGGCGCGGGCCGCTGCGGTGCAGGCGACCACCCGGTTGGTGTGCAGAACGGCCACCGGCCCGGTGGCCGGCACGCCGTCGATGATCTCGGCGGCCGTCACCGGCCAGTCGGGGCACCAGACGACCAGCGCCCGGGTGGGCAGGCCGGGCCGGCCGGCCGGGGTGACCGCGTTCATCCGGGCCGCACCAGGGTTGGCCGCA is drawn from Micromonospora sp. Llam0 and contains these coding sequences:
- a CDS encoding DNA polymerase Y family protein, with protein sequence MNAVTPAGRPGLPTRALVVWCPDWPVTAAEIIDGVPATGPVAVLHTNRVVACTAAARADGVHPGLRRREAQSRCPGLTVLDHDPARDARAFEPVVAAIEQIVAGVEVHRPGACAVAARGPARYFGGEEAAAEQIVEHVAQVCEVESQVGVADGFFAAGLAARTGRIVPPGDSRTFLAGLPLRVLGRPDLAGLLRRLGLRTLGDFAALPARDVLARFGPDAALAHRLAAGRDEQPFTPRQPPPELSVTADYDEPLDRVDAAAFAARALAEQLHDQLSGYGLACTRVGIEAVTAHGQELHRTWRHDGMLTAAAITDRLRWQLDGWLTGAAARRPGAGDAASPPAPTAGIVRLRLVPDGVLARAALQPGLWGEIGAEDARARRALTRVQGLLGPDAVVTAVLGGGRSPVDQVRLVPWGDERAPARPGQPPWPGRLPPPAPAVVLPAPLPAEVYDAAGEPVTVSARLVVSAAPARLAVGTGPAVDVTGWTGPWPLDERWWAPAEARRRARFQVALADGSALLIARTDGRWVVEAVYD